CTTCTGCCTTACCTCTAGCAGAGTTGATTGCAGATTCCCGTTCGCCTTCAGACGTGAGAATAGCCGCCCGTTTTTTACGTTCCGCAGACATCTGCAATTCCATCGATTCCTGCACTGCCCTAGAAGGAATAATATCCCGCAGTTCCACCCGCGTTACTTTGACGCCCCAAGGATCGGTAGCTTCATCCAAGTCTCTCAACAAAATTTCATTAATTTCCGATCGGGCTGTAAAAGTTTGGTCGAGTTCCAGTTTACCCATTTCAGACCGAATTTGAGTCAACACCAAATTCACCATCGCTGACTGGAGATTTTCCACTTTGTAGTAAGCTTTCTCCAAGTCGAGAATGCGCCAGTAGACGACCGCATCGACAGTGATAGCAACGTTGTCGCGAGTGATACATTGTTGAGGCGGAATATCGAGAACTCTTTCCCGGATAGTTTGTTGGTAAGCGATTCTTTCGTAAACGGGAATAAGGTAATTGAGACCGGGCGTAAGTTTTTTACCGTTATATCTACCTAATGTTTCGACTAAAGCTTCCTCTCCTTGCTTGATAATTCTGAT
This genomic stretch from Aerosakkonema funiforme FACHB-1375 harbors:
- a CDS encoding SPFH domain-containing protein; this translates as MDIFGLLVSICVFLGVPGLTGIRIIKQGEEALVETLGRYNGKKLTPGLNYLIPVYERIAYQQTIRERVLDIPPQQCITRDNVAITVDAVVYWRILDLEKAYYKVENLQSAMVNLVLTQIRSEMGKLELDQTFTARSEINEILLRDLDEATDPWGVKVTRVELRDIIPSRAVQESMELQMSAERKKRAAILTSEGERESAINSARGKAEAQVLDAEARQKAAILEAEAQQKAIVLKAQAERQQQVLKAQATAEALQIVAKTLASDPQAHEALQFLLAQNYLDMGQKIGSSDSSKVMFLDPRSIPATLEGMRSIVGDIGKNDYK